From Ptiloglossa arizonensis isolate GNS036 chromosome 10, iyPtiAriz1_principal, whole genome shotgun sequence, the proteins below share one genomic window:
- the Gphr gene encoding golgi pH regulator isoform X2 — protein MFELIIFEIVGVLDSSSRYFHWNAGLYMLLFMVIVVIPFYIAYFIISNIRFVRLKLIRPLTVIVYLFYLYLFWKVGDPFPILSPKKGLLSIEQGVSRIGVIGVTVMALLSGFGAVNYPYTSMAYFMRPVTYADVQAIEKRLLQTMDMIVAKKKRIALAKKGEVVGQTEVRSRLWGMLGPLSGTKSNQESIKQLQTEVTALEEMSRQLFLEAHDIQNARERLEWAATWQGKYFNFLGYFFSVYCTWKIFISTINIVFDRVGKKDPVTRAIEIAVHWMGFNIDVTFWSQHISFYLVGCIVLTSIRGLLLTLTKFFYAISSSKSSNIIVLILAQIMGMYFVSSVLLMRMNMPAEYRIIITQVLGELQFNFYHRWFDVIFLVSALSSIVFLYLAHKQAPAERV, from the exons ATGTTTGAgctaattatttttgaaatagtaGGAGTCCTTGATTCCAG TTCTAGATATTTTCATTGGAATGCTGGTCTTTATATGCTTTTGTTTATGGTAATTGTTGTAATTCCATTTTACATAGCATACTTTATTATCAGTAACATTAGATTTG TAAGACTGAAATTAATAAGGCCATTAACAgttattgtatatcttttttatCTATACTTGTTTTGGAAAGTGGGAGATCCATTTCCTATTTTAAGTCCAAAAAAAGGCCTACTGTCTATTGAACAGGGTGTTAGTAGAATAGGAGTAATCGGAGTTACTGTTATGGCACTCTTATCAGGATTTGGTGCTGTAAATTACCCATATACCTCAATGGCTTATTTTATGCGGCCTGTAACATATGCTGATGTACAGGCCATAGAGAAACGATTGTTACAAACGATGGACATGATTGTTGCCAAAAAGAAGAGAATAGCATTAGCCAAAAAGGGGGAAGTTGTGGGACAGACTGAAGTACGGTCTAGACTTTGGGGTATGTTGGGACCTCTAAGCGGCACTAAAAGTAATCAAGAAA GTATTAAACAGTTACAAACAGAAGTGACAGCATTAGAAGAAATGTCCCGACAATTATTTCTGGAGGCACATGACATTCAAAATGCAAGAGAACGTTTAGAATGGGCTGCTACTTGGCAagggaaatatttcaattttttaggaTATTTCTTTTCTGTCTATTGTACTTGGAAGATATTCATT tcGACAATTAATATAGTGTTTGATCGCGTGGGTAAGAAGGATCCTGTAACAAGAGCAATTGAAATTGCTGTTCACTGGATGGGATTTAATATTGATGTCACGTTTTGGTCACAACACATTTCATTTTATCTTGTTGGCTGTATTGTCCTAACATCAATTCGGGGTTTATTACTAACtctcacaaag TTTTTTTATGCTATATCGAGTAGCAAATCATCAAATATTATTGTTCTTATACTTGCTCAAATAATG gGTATGTATTTTGTGTCATCCGTACTTCTAATGCGGATGAATATGCCTGCAGAATATCGCATTATAATAACACAAGTTTTAGGGGAAttgcaatttaatttttatcataGATGGTTCGACGTGATCTTTTTGGTATCTGCATTATCATCAATAGTGTTTTTGTATTTAGCTCATAAGCAAGCACCAGCAGAACgtgtttaa
- the Gphr gene encoding golgi pH regulator isoform X1 → MGFLEDTFVILITQVIFFLGGWVFFVKKLFRDYEVHHRLVQLIFSTTFSLSCTMFELIIFEIVGVLDSSSRYFHWNAGLYMLLFMVIVVIPFYIAYFIISNIRFVRLKLIRPLTVIVYLFYLYLFWKVGDPFPILSPKKGLLSIEQGVSRIGVIGVTVMALLSGFGAVNYPYTSMAYFMRPVTYADVQAIEKRLLQTMDMIVAKKKRIALAKKGEVVGQTEVRSRLWGMLGPLSGTKSNQESIKQLQTEVTALEEMSRQLFLEAHDIQNARERLEWAATWQGKYFNFLGYFFSVYCTWKIFISTINIVFDRVGKKDPVTRAIEIAVHWMGFNIDVTFWSQHISFYLVGCIVLTSIRGLLLTLTKFFYAISSSKSSNIIVLILAQIMGMYFVSSVLLMRMNMPAEYRIIITQVLGELQFNFYHRWFDVIFLVSALSSIVFLYLAHKQAPAERV, encoded by the exons atgggTTTCTTGGAGGATACATTCGTGATTCTGATTACACAG GTCATTTTCTTCTTAGGAGGATGggtattttttgtaaaaaaattgtttcgagattACGAAGTCCATCACAGATTAGTACAATTAATTTTCTCCACAACGTTTTCATTATCCTGTACCATGTTTGAgctaattatttttgaaatagtaGGAGTCCTTGATTCCAG TTCTAGATATTTTCATTGGAATGCTGGTCTTTATATGCTTTTGTTTATGGTAATTGTTGTAATTCCATTTTACATAGCATACTTTATTATCAGTAACATTAGATTTG TAAGACTGAAATTAATAAGGCCATTAACAgttattgtatatcttttttatCTATACTTGTTTTGGAAAGTGGGAGATCCATTTCCTATTTTAAGTCCAAAAAAAGGCCTACTGTCTATTGAACAGGGTGTTAGTAGAATAGGAGTAATCGGAGTTACTGTTATGGCACTCTTATCAGGATTTGGTGCTGTAAATTACCCATATACCTCAATGGCTTATTTTATGCGGCCTGTAACATATGCTGATGTACAGGCCATAGAGAAACGATTGTTACAAACGATGGACATGATTGTTGCCAAAAAGAAGAGAATAGCATTAGCCAAAAAGGGGGAAGTTGTGGGACAGACTGAAGTACGGTCTAGACTTTGGGGTATGTTGGGACCTCTAAGCGGCACTAAAAGTAATCAAGAAA GTATTAAACAGTTACAAACAGAAGTGACAGCATTAGAAGAAATGTCCCGACAATTATTTCTGGAGGCACATGACATTCAAAATGCAAGAGAACGTTTAGAATGGGCTGCTACTTGGCAagggaaatatttcaattttttaggaTATTTCTTTTCTGTCTATTGTACTTGGAAGATATTCATT tcGACAATTAATATAGTGTTTGATCGCGTGGGTAAGAAGGATCCTGTAACAAGAGCAATTGAAATTGCTGTTCACTGGATGGGATTTAATATTGATGTCACGTTTTGGTCACAACACATTTCATTTTATCTTGTTGGCTGTATTGTCCTAACATCAATTCGGGGTTTATTACTAACtctcacaaag TTTTTTTATGCTATATCGAGTAGCAAATCATCAAATATTATTGTTCTTATACTTGCTCAAATAATG gGTATGTATTTTGTGTCATCCGTACTTCTAATGCGGATGAATATGCCTGCAGAATATCGCATTATAATAACACAAGTTTTAGGGGAAttgcaatttaatttttatcataGATGGTTCGACGTGATCTTTTTGGTATCTGCATTATCATCAATAGTGTTTTTGTATTTAGCTCATAAGCAAGCACCAGCAGAACgtgtttaa
- the LOC143152034 gene encoding kinesin-like protein KIF11-B isoform X1, with protein sequence MNDTRNESRREKKQHVQVFVRVRPTNDSERIGKAVTVVDTPSNKEIVIRERSYDTFSKKFTFDRVFGSFSRQVEVYNAVVHPLVEEVLAGYNCTVFAYGQTSTGKTFTMEGVDNDPSLHWQSDTNAGIIPRALSHLFDELRIVGVQEYSLRVTFLELYNEEVYDLLSPCDGAAKIRIYEDSTKKGAVIVHGLEEMTIYNKCDVLKILQKGSEKRQTAATLMNTNSSRSHTIFSITIHIKENTIDGDELLKTGKLNLVDLAGSENVGRSGAVDRRAREAGSINQSLLTLGRVITALVEKTPHVPYRESKLTRLLQESLGGRTRTSIIATVSPASINIEETLSTLDYAHRAKNITNRPEINQKFSKKALLQTYTEEIEKLKKDLSTTRERNGVYLAPDNYNEMQLLIDFQAKEIEEKLNHIKAMQDTLDRKEKIFNELKSKNSEQANQLLNVRNELQTTVHELMSATSHLTASEQEKEEQKHLVEKHVSTENVLLSQVESVLNVVDTATEDVHKLHDKIFRKMQIVQRNNSLGQQIKKSIKERCRNVETDVATHSASVIQFCASMKEYISAQTYSVTECVDKSVQAIFEDLVNPKQNITDKLTRHTNNSYSKYQEWLEKEIKNITVMTEQECNTLRNGCNTAQEIQQLIDNKLSENLRDLSNYVSRNIDDLTKSINNFTELISKCSIEERDRLNNTIQDIRTSVEDIRQSQKNIMEDRTNFIKSMKDLQCCFNELQEENQENNSSICGMLQNIDGESNLLNNEAFNIYRINVGKENTIEEKLHYDLQIVKQMVKEETEKLRIPLEDAVAQGKMLVNEFQAGLYNTCDTLMSYKNCVTHNMRQMQEKMKKDETFILSSINDIYRTVYNAGNEHKVSLNTWKAAFMSACMEIVQQLESENMYVKNANSKIIAEMQAIRRRVDTFFTEDLYRDVPTGSTPARKTFKYSKKLAKTSPPDRILKRYREAFKELNNIEDKHIPVLHNDTSIKETLKENLNME encoded by the exons aTGAACGACACGCGTAACGAAAGCAGGAGGGAAAAAAAGCAACATGTACAAGTTTTCGTTCGTGTCAG ACCAACAAATGATTCCGAAAGGATTGGAAAGGCGGTGACAGTTGTGGATACACCATCTAATAAAGAAATAGTTATTCGTGAAAGATCGTATGAtacattttcaaagaaattcacTTTTGACAGAGTATTTGGATCTTTTTCGAGACAA GTAGAAGTATACAATGCAGTCGTTCATCCATTGGTTGAAGAAGTTTTGGCTGGATATAATTGTACAGTATTCGCATATGGTCAAACTAGTACTGGAAAAACTTTTACCATGGAAGGTGTTGATAATGATCCGTCGTTACATTGGCAATCG gATACAAATGCTGGAATTATACCTCGTGCTTTGAGCCATTTATTTGATGAACTACGTATAGTAGGGGTACAAGAGTATTCTTTAAGAGTTACTTTCTTAGAGTTATACAATGAAGAAGTATATGATTTATTATCTCCTTGCGATGGTGCTGCTAAGATAag GATATATGAAGATTCGACTAAAAAGGGAGCAGTAATAGTACATGGTTTAGAAGAAATgacaatatataataaatgcGATGTACTAAAAATCCTTCAGAAGGGATCAGAGAAGCGCCAGACAGCAGCTACGTTGATGAATACTAATTCCAG tcGATCTCACACAATATTTTCTATTACTATTCATATAAAAGAGAACACTATTGATGGAGATGAACTCTTAAAAACAGGGAAATTAAATCTAGTTGATTTAGCTGGAAGTGAAAATGTTGGGAGATCTGGAGCTGTTGATCGAAGAGCTAGAGAAGCAGGCAGTATTAATCAGTCTTTGTTAACTTTAGGACGAGTTATAACAGCACTTGTAGAAAAGACTCCACATGTACCCTATCG CGAATCAAAATTGACGCGATTACTGCAAGAATCTCTGGGTGGACGTACAAGGACTTCAATAATTGCTACAGTGTCTCCTGCTAGCATTAATATTGAAGAAACATTGTCAACTTTAGATTATGCACATCGTGCCAAAAATATTACGAATCGGCCAGAAATTAaccagaaattttctaaaaaagcATTACTTCAAACGTATACagaagaaatcgaaaaattgaaaaaagatttATCTACAACTCGTGAACGAAATGGCGTATATTTAGCTCCAGACAATTACAATGAAATGCAATTGTTAATAGATTTTCAAGCTAAAGAAATAGAGGAAAAGTTAAATCATATTAAAGCAATGCAAGACACTTTGGACCGTAAAGAG aaaatatttaacgaattaaaATCAAAAAATTCTGAACAAGCAAATCAACTATTGAACGTAAGAAATGAATTACAAACCACAGTGCATGAGTTGATGTCAGCCACATCACATTTGACTGCATCAgaacaagaaaaagaagagcAAAAGCATCTTGTTGAAAAACATGTATCTACTGAAAATGTTCTTTTGTCACAAGTAGAATCGGTTTTGAATGTTGTTGATACAGCCACCGAAGATGTACATAAACTTCAtgacaaaatatttcgcaaaat GCAAATAGTACAACGAAACAATTCCCTTGGAcaacaaattaaaaaaagtatTAAAGAACGATGCAGAAATGTGGAAACTGATGTTGCAACACATTCTGCGAGTGTGATACAATTTTGCGCGTCTATGAAGGAGTACATTA GTGCACAAACCTATTCAGTTACTGAATGTGTCGATAAATCGGTACAAGCTATTTTCGAGGATCTTGTTAATCCTAAACAAAATATAACTGATAAATTGACGAGGCATACAAATAATTCT TATTCAAAGTATCAAGAGTggcttgaaaaagaaattaagaatATTACAGTCATGACTGAACAAGAATGTAATacattacggaatggttgtaaTACTGCACAGGAAATTCAACAACTCATAGATAACAAATTATCTGAAAATTTGCGAGATTTAAGTAACTATGTTTCTCGAAACATTGATGATTTAACAAAATCTATAAACAATTTCACAGAGTTGATATCTAAATGTTCGATCGAGGAACGCGACCGTTTAAATAATACTATTCAAGATATTAGGACGAGTGTTGAAGATATTCGACAAAGTCAGAAAAATATTATGGAAGATCGAACAAATTTCATAAAG TCGATGAAAGACTTACAATGCTGTTTTAACGAATTACAAGAAGAAAATCAAGAAAATAATTCTTCAATATGTGGCATGTTGCAAAATATTGATGGAGAGTCTAATCTTTTAAATAACGAAGCTTTCAATATTTATAGAATAAATGTCGGAAAAGAAAACACTATAGAAGAGAAGCTTCACTATGATTTACAAATAGTAAAACAAATGGTCAAAGAGGAAACAGAAAAG TTGAGGATACCATTAGAAGATGCTGTTGCACAAGGCAAAATGTTGGTTAATGAATTCCAAGCAGGTTTGTATAATACTTGCGACACATTGATGAGTTACAAAAATTGTGTGACACATAATATGAGACAAATgcaggaaaaaatgaaaaaagacgaGACCTTCATTTTATCATCAATTAAT GATATATACAGAACAGTTTATAACGCGGGTAATGAACATAAAGTATCGTTAAACACCTGGAAAGCAGCATTTATGAGTGCCTGTATGGAAATCGTACAACAGCTTGAAAGTGAAAATATGTATGTCAAAAACGCGAATAGCAAAATTATTGCAGAGATGCAAGCAATACGTCGTCGAGTTGACACATTCTTCACCGAAGATTTATATCGAGATGTTCCGACGG GCTCAACTCCTGCAAGGAAAACCTTCAAATACTCTAAAAAACTTGCTAAAACATCACCACCTGATAGAATCCTTAAAAGGTATCGAGAAGCATTCAAGGAATTGAATAATATAGAAGATAAA CATATCCCAGTACTGCATAACGACACGTCAATTAAAGAAACCTTGAAGGAGAACTTGAAT ATGGAGTAG
- the LOC143152034 gene encoding kinesin-like protein KIF11-B isoform X2 produces the protein MNDTRNESRREKKQHVQVFVRVRPTNDSERIGKAVTVVDTPSNKEIVIRERSYDTFSKKFTFDRVFGSFSRQVEVYNAVVHPLVEEVLAGYNCTVFAYGQTSTGKTFTMEGVDNDPSLHWQSDTNAGIIPRALSHLFDELRIVGVQEYSLRVTFLELYNEEVYDLLSPCDGAAKIRIYEDSTKKGAVIVHGLEEMTIYNKCDVLKILQKGSEKRQTAATLMNTNSSRSHTIFSITIHIKENTIDGDELLKTGKLNLVDLAGSENVGRSGAVDRRAREAGSINQSLLTLGRVITALVEKTPHVPYRESKLTRLLQESLGGRTRTSIIATVSPASINIEETLSTLDYAHRAKNITNRPEINQKFSKKALLQTYTEEIEKLKKDLSTTRERNGVYLAPDNYNEMQLLIDFQAKEIEEKLNHIKAMQDTLDRKEKIFNELKSKNSEQANQLLNVRNELQTTVHELMSATSHLTASEQEKEEQKHLVEKHVSTENVLLSQVESVLNVVDTATEDVHKLHDKIFRKMQIVQRNNSLGQQIKKSIKERCRNVETDVATHSASVIQFCASMKEYISAQTYSVTECVDKSVQAIFEDLVNPKQNITDKLTRHTNNSYSKYQEWLEKEIKNITVMTEQECNTLRNGCNTAQEIQQLIDNKLSENLRDLSNYVSRNIDDLTKSINNFTELISKCSIEERDRLNNTIQDIRTSVEDIRQSQKNIMEDRTNFIKSMKDLQCCFNELQEENQENNSSICGMLQNIDGESNLLNNEAFNIYRINVGKENTIEEKLHYDLQIVKQMVKEETEKLRIPLEDAVAQGKMLVNEFQAGLYNTCDTLMSYKNCVTHNMRQMQEKMKKDETFILSSINDIYRTVYNAGNEHKVSLNTWKAAFMSACMEIVQQLESENMYVKNANSKIIAEMQAIRRRVDTFFTEDLYRDVPTGSTPARKTFKYSKKLAKTSPPDRILKRYREAFKELNNIEDKME, from the exons aTGAACGACACGCGTAACGAAAGCAGGAGGGAAAAAAAGCAACATGTACAAGTTTTCGTTCGTGTCAG ACCAACAAATGATTCCGAAAGGATTGGAAAGGCGGTGACAGTTGTGGATACACCATCTAATAAAGAAATAGTTATTCGTGAAAGATCGTATGAtacattttcaaagaaattcacTTTTGACAGAGTATTTGGATCTTTTTCGAGACAA GTAGAAGTATACAATGCAGTCGTTCATCCATTGGTTGAAGAAGTTTTGGCTGGATATAATTGTACAGTATTCGCATATGGTCAAACTAGTACTGGAAAAACTTTTACCATGGAAGGTGTTGATAATGATCCGTCGTTACATTGGCAATCG gATACAAATGCTGGAATTATACCTCGTGCTTTGAGCCATTTATTTGATGAACTACGTATAGTAGGGGTACAAGAGTATTCTTTAAGAGTTACTTTCTTAGAGTTATACAATGAAGAAGTATATGATTTATTATCTCCTTGCGATGGTGCTGCTAAGATAag GATATATGAAGATTCGACTAAAAAGGGAGCAGTAATAGTACATGGTTTAGAAGAAATgacaatatataataaatgcGATGTACTAAAAATCCTTCAGAAGGGATCAGAGAAGCGCCAGACAGCAGCTACGTTGATGAATACTAATTCCAG tcGATCTCACACAATATTTTCTATTACTATTCATATAAAAGAGAACACTATTGATGGAGATGAACTCTTAAAAACAGGGAAATTAAATCTAGTTGATTTAGCTGGAAGTGAAAATGTTGGGAGATCTGGAGCTGTTGATCGAAGAGCTAGAGAAGCAGGCAGTATTAATCAGTCTTTGTTAACTTTAGGACGAGTTATAACAGCACTTGTAGAAAAGACTCCACATGTACCCTATCG CGAATCAAAATTGACGCGATTACTGCAAGAATCTCTGGGTGGACGTACAAGGACTTCAATAATTGCTACAGTGTCTCCTGCTAGCATTAATATTGAAGAAACATTGTCAACTTTAGATTATGCACATCGTGCCAAAAATATTACGAATCGGCCAGAAATTAaccagaaattttctaaaaaagcATTACTTCAAACGTATACagaagaaatcgaaaaattgaaaaaagatttATCTACAACTCGTGAACGAAATGGCGTATATTTAGCTCCAGACAATTACAATGAAATGCAATTGTTAATAGATTTTCAAGCTAAAGAAATAGAGGAAAAGTTAAATCATATTAAAGCAATGCAAGACACTTTGGACCGTAAAGAG aaaatatttaacgaattaaaATCAAAAAATTCTGAACAAGCAAATCAACTATTGAACGTAAGAAATGAATTACAAACCACAGTGCATGAGTTGATGTCAGCCACATCACATTTGACTGCATCAgaacaagaaaaagaagagcAAAAGCATCTTGTTGAAAAACATGTATCTACTGAAAATGTTCTTTTGTCACAAGTAGAATCGGTTTTGAATGTTGTTGATACAGCCACCGAAGATGTACATAAACTTCAtgacaaaatatttcgcaaaat GCAAATAGTACAACGAAACAATTCCCTTGGAcaacaaattaaaaaaagtatTAAAGAACGATGCAGAAATGTGGAAACTGATGTTGCAACACATTCTGCGAGTGTGATACAATTTTGCGCGTCTATGAAGGAGTACATTA GTGCACAAACCTATTCAGTTACTGAATGTGTCGATAAATCGGTACAAGCTATTTTCGAGGATCTTGTTAATCCTAAACAAAATATAACTGATAAATTGACGAGGCATACAAATAATTCT TATTCAAAGTATCAAGAGTggcttgaaaaagaaattaagaatATTACAGTCATGACTGAACAAGAATGTAATacattacggaatggttgtaaTACTGCACAGGAAATTCAACAACTCATAGATAACAAATTATCTGAAAATTTGCGAGATTTAAGTAACTATGTTTCTCGAAACATTGATGATTTAACAAAATCTATAAACAATTTCACAGAGTTGATATCTAAATGTTCGATCGAGGAACGCGACCGTTTAAATAATACTATTCAAGATATTAGGACGAGTGTTGAAGATATTCGACAAAGTCAGAAAAATATTATGGAAGATCGAACAAATTTCATAAAG TCGATGAAAGACTTACAATGCTGTTTTAACGAATTACAAGAAGAAAATCAAGAAAATAATTCTTCAATATGTGGCATGTTGCAAAATATTGATGGAGAGTCTAATCTTTTAAATAACGAAGCTTTCAATATTTATAGAATAAATGTCGGAAAAGAAAACACTATAGAAGAGAAGCTTCACTATGATTTACAAATAGTAAAACAAATGGTCAAAGAGGAAACAGAAAAG TTGAGGATACCATTAGAAGATGCTGTTGCACAAGGCAAAATGTTGGTTAATGAATTCCAAGCAGGTTTGTATAATACTTGCGACACATTGATGAGTTACAAAAATTGTGTGACACATAATATGAGACAAATgcaggaaaaaatgaaaaaagacgaGACCTTCATTTTATCATCAATTAAT GATATATACAGAACAGTTTATAACGCGGGTAATGAACATAAAGTATCGTTAAACACCTGGAAAGCAGCATTTATGAGTGCCTGTATGGAAATCGTACAACAGCTTGAAAGTGAAAATATGTATGTCAAAAACGCGAATAGCAAAATTATTGCAGAGATGCAAGCAATACGTCGTCGAGTTGACACATTCTTCACCGAAGATTTATATCGAGATGTTCCGACGG GCTCAACTCCTGCAAGGAAAACCTTCAAATACTCTAAAAAACTTGCTAAAACATCACCACCTGATAGAATCCTTAAAAGGTATCGAGAAGCATTCAAGGAATTGAATAATATAGAAGATAAA ATGGAGTAG
- the LOC143152040 gene encoding putative oligoribonuclease: MVSEKQDFIVWIDTELTGLDIEKDTILEIACVITDKNLKIVSQDFNVVINQPDEILKHMNDWNTMMHNKTGLVKECQCSKISLKEAEQMLLNFLQKYIPKQTCPLAGNTIYMDRMFLKKYMPHIDNYLHYRYIDVSSINELVRRWNFAIYKNVPEKGLNHRALVDIKESIEELKFYKLHLFICSISYF, translated from the exons ATGGTTTCTGAAAAACAAGATTTCATTGTATGGATAGACACTGAG TTAACTGGACTTGATATAGAGAAAGATACAATTTTGGAAATTGCTTGTGTAATAactgataaaaatttgaaaatcgtgAGTCAAGATTTTAATGTTGTAATTAATCAGCCTgatgaaattttaaaacatATGAATGATTGGAATACAATGATGCATAACAAA ACAGGGTTGGTAAAGGAATGTCAATGTTCTAAAATTAGTTTAAAAGAAGCAGAACAAATGTtacttaattttttacaaaagtatATTCCCAAACAAACTTGTCCATTGGCTGGTAATACAATTTACATGGACCGtatgtttttgaaaaaatacatgccacatattgataattatttacactATAGATACATTGATGTCAGCTCAATTAATGAACTTGTCAG gAGGTGGAATTTTgcgatttataaaaatgtacctGAAAAAGGACTAAATCACAGAGCCTTAGTAGATATAAAGGAAAGTATAGAAGAACTAAAATTTTATAAGCttcatttatttatatgttcaatatcatatttttaa
- the LOC143152043 gene encoding histone H3 produces the protein MARTKQTARKSTGGKAPRKQLATKAARKSAPATGGVKKPHRYRPGTVALREIRRYQKSTELLIRKLPFQRLVREIAQDFKTDLRFQSSAVMALQEASEAYLVGLFEDTNLCAIHAKRVTIMPKDIQLARRIRGERA, from the coding sequence ATGGCTCGTACCAAGCAAACTGCAAGGAAGTCTACTGGTGGTAAAGCACCTCGAAAACAGTTGGCGACTAAGGCTGCACGTAAAAGCGCACCTGCAACCGGAGGAGTGAAAAAACCCCATCGTTATCGTCCCGGAACTGTTGCTCTTCGTGAAATCCGTAGATATCAGAAGAGCACTGAACTTTTGATTCGAAAATTACCGTTCCAACGGCTTGTTCGTGAGATTGCGCAAGATTTCAAAACTGATCTTCGTTTCCAAAGTTCAGCAGTCATGGCTCTCCAAGAAGCTAGCGAGGCATATCTCGTTGGTCTTTTTGAAGATACAAATCTTTGTGCCATCCATGCTAAGAGAGTAACCATCATGCCGAAGGATATTCAACTGGCACGCAGAATTCGTGGAGAAAGAGCATAA
- the LOC143152504 gene encoding histone H4, with protein MTGRGKGGKGLGKGGAKRHRKVLRDNIQGITKPAIRRLARRGGVKRISGLIYEETRGVLKVFLENVIRDAVTYTEHAKRKTVTAMDVVYALKRQGRTLYGFGG; from the coding sequence ATGACTGGTCGTGGAAAAGGCGGGAAAGGTTTGGGAAAAGGAGGTGCAAAGAGGCACAGGAAAGTATTACGTGATAATATTCAAGGAATTACCAAACCAGCTATTCGAAGATTGGCAAGAAGAGGCGGTGTTAAAAGAATTAGCGGTCTGATTTATGAAGAAACACGTGGAGTTTTAAAAGTTTTTCTTGAAAATGTGATTCGAGATGCTGTCACTTATACTGAACATGCGAAGAGGAAAACAGTGACAGCTATGGATGTAGTATATGCATTGAAACGCCAAGGCAGAACCTTGTATGGTTTCGGCggttaa
- the LOC143152503 gene encoding histone H2B-like yields MSPKHTGKVMQKTGRSKENISINKSDGSKKKKKRKESYGIYIYKVLKQVHPDTGVSSRAMNIMNSFVNDIFERIAAEASRLSHYNKRSTITSREVQTAVRLLLPGELAKHAVSEGTKAVTKFTSTK; encoded by the coding sequence ATGTCTCCCAAGCACACGGGAAAAGTCATGCAAAAGACTGGCAGATCAAAGGAAAACATCAGCATAAACAAATCTGATGGTtccaagaaaaagaagaagaggaaggagagctATGGGATTTACATATACAAAGTTCTCAAGCAAGTTCACCCAGACACAGGAGTCTCGAGTCGGGCCATGAATATTATGAACAGTTTCGTAAATGATATATTCGAACGTATTGCTGCCGAAGCATCCAGATTATCGCATTATAACAAAAGGAGCACTATCACATCGAGAGAAGTACAGACAGCGGTTCGACTTTTATTACCCGGAGAGCTTGCTAAACACGCGGTTAGCGAGGGCACGAAAGCTGTTACAAAATTCACGAgtacgaaataa